A window from Lepus europaeus isolate LE1 chromosome 20, mLepTim1.pri, whole genome shotgun sequence encodes these proteins:
- the PON1 gene encoding serum paraoxonase/arylesterase 1: protein MAKLTALTLLGLGLALFDGQKSSYQTRFNVHREITPVELPNCNLVKGIDNGSEDLEILPNGLAFISSGLKYPGIKSFDPDKPGKILLMDLNEEDPVVLELGITGSTLDLSSFNPHGISTFTDEDNIVYLMVVNHPDSKSTVELFKFQEKEKSLLHLKTIRHKLLPSVNDIVAVGPEHFYATNDHYFADHYLKSWEMHLGLAWSFVTYYSPNDVRVVAEGFDFANGINISPDGKYVYIAELLAHKIHVYEKHANWTLTPLKSLDFNTLVDNISVDPVTGDLWVGCHPNGMRIFFYDSKNPPASEVLRIQDILSEEPKVTVVYAENGTVLQGSTVAAVYKGKMLVGTVFHKALYCEL from the exons AACACGATTTAATGTTCACCGTGAAATAACTCCAGTGGAACTTCCTAACTGTAATTTAGTTAAAGGAATTG ACAATGGTTCTGAAGACTTGGAAATACTGCCCAATGGACTGGCTTTCATCAGCTCC GGATTAAAATATCCAGGAATAAAGAGCTTTGACCCTGATAAGCCTGGAAAGATACTTCTAATGGACCTGAATGAGGAAGACCCAGTAGTGTTGGAATTGGGCATTACTGGAAGTACATTGGATTTATCTTCATTTAACCCACATGGGATTAGCACATTCACAGATGAAG ATAATATCGTCTACCTGATGGTGGTGAACCATCCAGATTCCAAGTCCACAGTGGAGTTATTTAAattccaagaaaaagaaaaatcacttttgCATCTGAAAACCATCAGACACAAGCTTCTGCCTAG TGTGAATGACATTGTTGCTGTGGGACCTGAACACTTTTATGCTACCAATGATCACTATTTTGCTGACCACTACTTAAAATCCTGGGAAATGCATTTGGGATTAGCGTGGTCATTTGTTACTTATTATAGTCCCAATGATGTTCGAGTAGTAGCAGAAGGATTTGATTTTGCTAACGGAATCAACATCTCACCAGACGGCAA GTATGTCTATATAGCTGAACTGCTGGCTCATAAGATCCATGTGTATGAAAAGCACGCTAATTGGACTTTAACTCCGTTGAAG TCCCTCGACTTCAACACTCTCGTGGACAACATATCCGTGGATCCTGTGACAGGGGACCTTTGGGTTGGTTGTCATCCCAATGGCATGCGAATCTTCTTCTACGACTCAAAGAATCCCCCTGCATCAGAG GTGCTTCGAATCCAGGACATTTTATCCGAAGAACCCAAAGTGACAGTGGTTTATGCAGAAAATGGCACCGTGTTACAGGGCAGCACGGTGGCCGCTGTGTACAAAGGGAAAATGCTGGTTGGCACCGTGTTCCACAAAGCTCTCTACTGTGAGCTCTAA